A single window of Bradyrhizobium daqingense DNA harbors:
- a CDS encoding L,D-transpeptidase yields the protein MTFFPTQAARRVALAACVLAGLCMSPARADLRVDIDKSSQRMSVRVDGAPRFNWPVSTGRRGYGTPSGTFHPQAMMRRHFSRKYYNSPMPHAIFFHHGFAIHGTTDISRLGGPASHGCVRLHPAHAATLFALVQREGVRNTTIRISN from the coding sequence ATGACATTTTTTCCGACGCAGGCCGCGCGGCGGGTCGCTCTGGCTGCATGTGTGCTGGCGGGACTTTGCATGTCGCCGGCGCGTGCCGACCTCCGGGTCGACATCGACAAATCATCGCAGCGCATGTCGGTGCGCGTCGACGGCGCGCCGCGCTTCAACTGGCCGGTGTCGACCGGCCGCCGCGGTTACGGCACGCCGAGCGGCACCTTCCATCCGCAGGCGATGATGCGGCGTCATTTCTCGCGAAAATACTACAATTCGCCGATGCCGCACGCGATCTTCTTCCACCACGGCTTTGCCATCCACGGCACCACGGACATCTCCCGCCTCGGCGGGCCGGCTTCCCATGGCTGTGTCAGGCTGCATCCCGCGCATGCGGCGACCCTGTTCGCGCTGGTCCAGCGCGAGGGTGTGCGCAACACCACGATCCGCATTTCCAATTGA
- the mepA gene encoding penicillin-insensitive murein endopeptidase, producing the protein MSPHRFAPLLLLATFLAAGSALAQDKGSVTPKALPPLANPNDPGLGAKELFARKLLPSKGPAHVVGSYTRGCLGGAAQMPVNGDNWQVMRLSRNRSYGHPDMIALIKRLAAKAHRDAGWPGILVGDIAQPRGGPALSGHASHQIGLDADIWLTPMPDHRLSREEREEMSAVMMVRPDRLDVDPKVFTPGHVLVLRDAAREPAVQRIFVNAAIKKALCREAKGDRAWLSKIRPWWGHDYHFHIRMHCPAGAGECEGQPSQSEDEGCKPSDLAYWFSDAVLHPKPPPEPPKPKPPMTLAEMPAACKAVLHAADVKP; encoded by the coding sequence ATGAGTCCCCACCGCTTCGCCCCTCTCCTGCTTTTAGCGACATTCCTGGCTGCCGGCAGCGCGCTGGCCCAGGACAAAGGCAGCGTCACCCCGAAGGCTCTGCCCCCGCTCGCCAATCCCAACGATCCCGGTCTCGGCGCCAAAGAATTGTTCGCGCGCAAACTGCTGCCGTCGAAGGGCCCGGCGCATGTGGTCGGCTCCTACACCAGGGGATGCCTCGGCGGCGCCGCGCAGATGCCCGTGAACGGCGACAATTGGCAGGTGATGCGGCTGTCGCGCAACCGCAGCTACGGCCATCCCGACATGATCGCGCTGATCAAGCGGCTCGCGGCCAAGGCGCACAGGGATGCCGGCTGGCCCGGCATCCTGGTCGGCGACATCGCCCAGCCGCGCGGCGGGCCGGCGCTGTCGGGCCATGCCAGCCACCAGATCGGCCTCGATGCCGACATCTGGCTGACGCCGATGCCGGACCACCGGCTCTCACGCGAGGAGCGCGAGGAGATGAGCGCGGTGATGATGGTGCGACCCGACCGGCTCGACGTCGATCCGAAGGTGTTCACGCCGGGCCATGTGCTGGTGCTGCGCGATGCGGCGCGTGAGCCCGCCGTGCAGCGCATCTTCGTCAACGCGGCGATCAAGAAAGCGCTGTGCCGCGAGGCCAAGGGCGACCGCGCCTGGCTGTCGAAGATCCGCCCGTGGTGGGGCCACGATTATCACTTCCACATCCGCATGCATTGCCCGGCGGGCGCCGGGGAATGCGAGGGCCAGCCGTCGCAATCCGAGGACGAAGGCTGCAAGCCGTCCGATCTCGCCTATTGGTTCTCGGACGCCGTGCTGCACCCGAAGCCCCCGCCGGAGCCGCCGAAGCCGAAGCCACCGATGACGCTGGCCGAGATGCCGGCGGCCTGCAAGGCGGTGCTGCATGCGGCCGATGTGAAGCCATAA